A section of the Stenotrophomonas acidaminiphila genome encodes:
- a CDS encoding DNA-binding response regulator, whose protein sequence is MIRVCLVDDQTLVRQGIRSLLALDDGIEVVAEATDGRQAVEMIPQVAPDVVLMDMRMPVMSGLEALQTLSRLGQLPPAIILTTFDDDQLVLAGLKAGAKGYLLKDVTLEQLVGAIRTVAEGGSLVQPAVTQRLLSGLEHMRNEFVSLDRPDPLTDRETEILRLMASGFSNKEIANSLGVAEGTIKNHVSNILSKLGVRDRTRAVLKAFELQLV, encoded by the coding sequence ATGATCCGCGTCTGTCTGGTCGATGACCAAACCCTGGTACGCCAGGGCATCCGTTCGCTGCTGGCGCTGGACGACGGCATCGAAGTGGTGGCCGAGGCCACCGATGGCCGCCAGGCCGTGGAAATGATCCCGCAGGTGGCGCCGGACGTGGTCCTGATGGACATGCGCATGCCGGTGATGTCCGGGCTGGAGGCGCTGCAGACCCTGTCGCGGCTGGGGCAGCTGCCGCCGGCGATCATCCTGACCACGTTCGACGACGACCAGCTGGTGTTGGCCGGGCTCAAGGCCGGTGCCAAGGGCTACCTGCTCAAGGACGTGACCCTGGAGCAGTTGGTCGGCGCGATCCGCACCGTGGCCGAAGGCGGCTCGCTGGTGCAGCCGGCGGTGACCCAGCGCCTGCTGTCCGGGCTGGAGCACATGCGCAACGAGTTCGTCAGCCTCGACCGGCCCGATCCGCTGACCGACCGCGAGACCGAGATCCTGCGGCTGATGGCCAGCGGCTTTTCCAACAAGGAGATCGCCAATTCACTGGGCGTGGCCGAGGGCACCATCAAGAACCACGTGTCCAACATCCTGAGCAAGCTGGGCGTGCGCGACCGCACCCGGGCGGTGCTCAAGGCGTTCGAGCTGCAACTGGTGTGA
- a CDS encoding two-component sensor histidine kinase produces the protein MLGYLSHTRVLRLAGLFTWGLVSLPLLYTQYAPAEGELPPSLGEATWLLAAYLAFGVCYFWLTRGLTAGGHTSWYDRLALLVLTLSGLAVSYLSVTGLGSILLMVAAGVIPWLLSKRVGVVWLVLSQLAVLPVYHLIMGLPLFEALLQSLLYAGFSMFIFVTSLVARQQTQAREEQRRLNAELRATRLLLAESARVNERTRISRELHDLLGHHLTALSLNLEVAGHITEGQAQEHVRQAHTLAKLLLTDVREAVSQLRESGAIDLAAALRPLAERVPSLEIHLDMDDPLSVEDPERAHVLLRCTQEVITNAVRHAGARNLWIRVERAQGRIVIDARDDGVGGEVEDILPGNGLRGMRERLAQYGGELDVSARRGEGFHLRASLPVATHMMLASGPQGVN, from the coding sequence ATGTTGGGATATCTCAGCCATACCCGCGTCCTGCGCCTGGCCGGCCTGTTCACCTGGGGCCTGGTCAGCCTGCCGCTGCTCTACACCCAGTACGCGCCGGCCGAGGGCGAGCTGCCGCCGAGCCTGGGCGAAGCCACCTGGCTGCTGGCCGCGTACCTGGCGTTCGGCGTGTGCTACTTCTGGCTGACCCGCGGGCTGACCGCCGGTGGCCACACCAGCTGGTACGACCGCCTGGCCCTGCTGGTGCTGACCCTGTCCGGACTGGCGGTGAGCTACCTGAGCGTCACCGGGCTGGGCAGCATCCTGCTGATGGTCGCGGCCGGGGTGATCCCGTGGCTGCTGAGCAAGCGGGTCGGGGTGGTCTGGCTGGTGCTCAGCCAGCTGGCGGTGCTGCCGGTCTACCACCTGATCATGGGGCTGCCGCTGTTCGAGGCGCTGCTGCAGTCGCTGCTGTATGCCGGGTTCTCGATGTTCATCTTCGTGACCAGCCTGGTGGCGCGGCAGCAGACCCAGGCCCGCGAGGAGCAGCGCCGGCTCAACGCCGAGCTGCGCGCGACCCGCCTGCTGCTGGCCGAGAGCGCGCGGGTCAACGAGCGCACCCGCATCTCGCGCGAACTGCATGACCTGCTCGGCCACCACCTGACCGCGCTGAGCCTGAACCTGGAAGTGGCCGGCCACATCACCGAGGGCCAGGCGCAGGAACACGTGCGCCAGGCGCACACCCTGGCCAAACTGCTGCTCACCGACGTGCGCGAGGCGGTCAGCCAGCTGCGCGAGAGCGGGGCGATCGACCTGGCCGCGGCGCTGCGGCCGCTGGCCGAGCGGGTGCCTTCGCTCGAGATCCACCTGGACATGGACGACCCGCTGAGCGTGGAAGACCCCGAGCGCGCCCACGTGCTGCTGCGCTGCACCCAGGAAGTGATCACCAACGCGGTGCGCCATGCCGGCGCCCGCAACCTGTGGATCCGGGTCGAGCGCGCCCAGGGGCGGATCGTGATCGACGCCCGCGACGACGGCGTCGGTGGCGAGGTGGAGGACATCCTGCCCGGCAACGGGCTGCGCGGCATGCGCGAACGCCTGGCGCAGTATGGCGGCGAACTGGACGTGTCGGCACGGCGCGGCGAAGGCTTCCACCTTCGTGCCTCGCTGCCGGTGGCAACCCATATGATGCTGGCCTCCGGGCCGCAAGGAGTGAACTGA
- a CDS encoding septum site-determining protein MinC yields the protein MAVNPDYEQAGELKIGQVGIANLRIRTLDVERLVQEMRERVARAPKLFGRAAVILDFGGLSRVPDRASAQALLDGLRDAGVLPVALAYGTSEIEQLSVQLGLPLLAKFRAQYERADAAPPAPAPAPAPARRAPEPAPAPAPAAQPGRMQLGAVRSGQQLYAENCDLTVLSTVGAGAEVIADGSIHIYGTLRGRALAGAQGNTGARIFCRDFHAELVAIAGRYKVLDDIPDNLRGKAVQVWLEQDQIMIAALD from the coding sequence ATGGCAGTGAATCCGGATTACGAACAGGCAGGCGAACTGAAGATCGGGCAGGTGGGCATCGCCAACCTGCGCATCCGCACCCTCGACGTGGAGCGGCTGGTACAGGAAATGCGCGAACGCGTGGCGCGCGCGCCCAAGCTGTTCGGGCGCGCGGCGGTGATCCTCGATTTCGGCGGCCTCAGCCGCGTTCCCGACCGTGCCAGTGCACAGGCGCTGCTGGACGGGCTGCGCGATGCCGGCGTGCTGCCGGTGGCGCTGGCCTATGGCACCAGCGAAATCGAGCAGCTCTCGGTCCAGCTCGGGCTGCCGCTGCTGGCCAAGTTCCGTGCCCAGTACGAACGCGCCGATGCCGCCCCGCCGGCACCGGCCCCGGCGCCCGCTCCGGCCCGGCGCGCGCCCGAACCCGCACCGGCACCGGCACCGGCCGCGCAACCCGGGCGCATGCAGCTGGGCGCGGTGCGTTCGGGCCAGCAGCTGTACGCCGAGAACTGCGACCTGACCGTACTCTCAACGGTGGGCGCCGGCGCCGAGGTGATCGCCGACGGCAGCATCCATATCTACGGTACGCTGCGTGGCCGCGCCCTGGCCGGCGCGCAGGGCAATACCGGCGCCCGCATCTTCTGCCGCGACTTCCACGCTGAACTGGTCGCGATTGCGGGACGCTACAAGGTGCTGGACGATATTCCCGACAACCTGCGCGGCAAGGCCGTGCAGGTCTGGCTGGAGCAGGACCAGATCATGATCGCTGCGCTGGATTGA
- a CDS encoding cell division topological specificity factor MinE, with the protein MGLFDIFKAKKSTAETAKNRLQIIIAQERSTRGGPDYLPLLQRELLEVIKKYVNIDADAVKVDLVKDGEHDVLDISVALPEGPQG; encoded by the coding sequence ATGGGACTGTTCGACATCTTCAAGGCGAAGAAGAGCACGGCCGAAACCGCCAAGAACCGCCTGCAGATCATCATCGCGCAGGAGCGCAGCACCCGCGGCGGCCCGGACTACCTGCCACTGCTGCAGCGCGAGCTGCTGGAAGTGATCAAGAAGTACGTCAACATCGACGCCGACGCGGTCAAGGTGGACCTGGTCAAGGACGGCGAGCACGACGTGCTCGACATTTCCGTGGCCCTGCCCGAAGGCCCGCAGGGCTGA
- a CDS encoding two-component sensor histidine kinase yields MKRRTLRRKLLVWLASYLALLTLVVFSAANYVHERAEHSVWRALLNSELDSVIANKRTDPDYRWQDSDTLHFFSEHDAHGIPDVLAHLAPGLHDGVRLEGHRSAVMVRQTSDFGRTMLVLDITDFAELEHFITRWAVLAGIAMVVVTLLMAWVGMNRLVRPLAGLAADIAALQPERSGQRVQVAARGSSEMEVIADSVNDYLERNERFVERERAFISTASHELRTPIAVITGAAELALEQPGLPPRAQQQLQRVRSTASSMEQLIQLMLLLARDPARLAALSEPLALEQLLPEIVADHAYLASGKELSVEVMHATPCTIVAPVGVVQAAVGNLLRNALENSDRGVIRLWLTPHAVVTIEDPGHGMSPEEVAAAYAKTARGERNMRSGIGLDLIGRLCEHLGWKLDIHSGRERGTRVILDMGASRP; encoded by the coding sequence ATGAAGCGGCGGACGCTGCGGCGCAAGCTGCTGGTCTGGCTGGCCAGCTACCTGGCGCTGCTGACCCTGGTGGTGTTCAGCGCCGCCAACTACGTGCACGAGCGCGCCGAGCACTCGGTGTGGCGGGCGCTGCTCAACTCCGAACTGGACAGCGTGATCGCAAACAAGCGTACCGACCCGGATTACCGCTGGCAGGATTCGGACACCCTGCATTTCTTCAGCGAGCATGATGCCCACGGCATTCCCGACGTGCTGGCGCACCTGGCGCCGGGGCTGCACGACGGGGTCCGGCTGGAAGGCCACCGCAGCGCGGTGATGGTGCGCCAGACCAGCGACTTCGGGCGCACGATGCTGGTACTGGACATCACCGATTTCGCCGAACTGGAACACTTCATCACCCGCTGGGCGGTGCTGGCCGGGATCGCCATGGTGGTCGTCACCCTGTTGATGGCGTGGGTCGGCATGAACCGCCTGGTGCGCCCGCTGGCCGGGCTGGCCGCCGATATCGCCGCGCTGCAGCCCGAGCGTAGTGGCCAGCGCGTGCAGGTCGCTGCCCGCGGCAGCAGCGAAATGGAGGTGATCGCCGATTCGGTGAACGATTACCTGGAGCGCAACGAGCGCTTCGTCGAACGCGAACGCGCCTTCATCAGTACCGCCAGCCACGAACTGCGCACGCCGATCGCGGTGATCACCGGCGCCGCCGAACTGGCGCTGGAGCAGCCCGGGCTGCCGCCGCGTGCGCAGCAGCAGCTGCAGCGGGTGCGCAGCACCGCGTCGAGCATGGAGCAGCTGATCCAGCTGATGCTGCTGCTGGCGCGCGACCCGGCGCGGCTGGCGGCGCTGAGCGAGCCGCTGGCGCTGGAGCAGCTGTTGCCGGAGATCGTGGCCGACCATGCCTACCTGGCCAGCGGCAAGGAGCTGTCGGTCGAAGTGATGCACGCCACGCCGTGCACGATCGTCGCGCCGGTGGGCGTGGTGCAGGCGGCGGTCGGCAACCTGCTGCGCAACGCGCTGGAGAACAGCGACCGCGGTGTGATCCGCCTGTGGCTGACGCCGCATGCGGTGGTGACCATCGAGGACCCGGGCCACGGCATGAGCCCGGAGGAAGTGGCCGCGGCCTACGCCAAGACCGCGCGCGGCGAACGCAACATGCGCAGCGGCATCGGCCTGGACCTGATCGGCCGCCTGTGCGAGCACCTGGGCTGGAAACTGGACATCCACTCGGGCCGCGAACGCGGTACCCGGGTGATCCTGGACATGGGCGCGTCGCGGCCGTAG